A region from the Acipenser ruthenus chromosome 13, fAciRut3.2 maternal haplotype, whole genome shotgun sequence genome encodes:
- the LOC117418345 gene encoding tektin-4-like produces the protein MQYARPVLFDVWTSGKLSLYGHGLTWLLGDKTRLEKPLDATEITRAIATDNQQCRERLTRSDQDTDSVKACRERRTRSDLVTDSVEVELVNELNLIRIIQELLKKTQAINQIRGDTAILTLRRHVLYQTEKPNRPLELDWSDKYEAYNINDKCGHYHNQNALVCPSRLVGEVGEITESIESLQRKFEEAKQSLSNMEDTHMMLEKEVANKAHSLFTDREKCMSHRMCYPTLIRLTKY, from the exons ATGCAATATGCAAGACCTGTGCTTTTCGATGTTTGGACCTCTGGTAAATTATCACTCTACGGTCATGGACTGACCTGGCTCCTCGGGGACAAAACGAGACTGGAGAAACCACTGGATGCTACTGAAATAACCCGTGCCATAGCTACTGACAACCAGCAGTGCAGAGAAAGGCTTACACGGTCTGATCAGGACACAGATAGCGTGAAGGCC TGCAGGGAAAGGCGTACGAGGTCTGATCTTGTCACAGATAGCGTGGAGGTCGAACTAGTCAAT gAATTAAATCTTATTCGAATCATTCAAGAACTTCTGAAAAAGACTCAAGCCATCAACCAAATAAGGGGAGATACTGCCATCCTGACCCTCAGAAGACATGTTTTGT ATCAAACAGAGAAGCCAAACAGACCCTTAGAGCTGGACTGGTCTGATAAATATGAAGCTTACAACATCAATGACAAATGTGGCCATTACCACAACCAAA ATGCTCTTGTCTGTCCCTCCAGGCTGGTGGGTGAAGTTGGTGAGATCACAGAGTCCATTGAATCTCTGCAGCGCAAGTTTGAGGAAGCCAAGCAGTCTCTGAGTAACATGGAGGACACCCACATGATGCTGGAGAAGGAAGTCGCCAACAAAGCACACAGCCTCTTCACTGACCGAGAGAAATGCATGAGCCATCGCATGTGCTACCCAACCCTCATCCGACTGACCAAATATTAA